One Candidatus Methylomirabilis sp. DNA segment encodes these proteins:
- a CDS encoding TlpA disulfide reductase family protein, whose amino-acid sequence MGQHWRWITVGALALALITAGWGEATEPQPIVGHAAPDFTTPDVEGRPVRLADFRGNRAVLLNFWATWCVPCRQEMPTMEQAYQKYKDRGLEILAVSIDVGHLPVVAATVAQFLEELNLTFPALLDPEMEVARRYRVFGIPVTFLIDREGIIRAREQGFRDWTAPESRRKLEQLMGLHR is encoded by the coding sequence GGGGCACTCGCGCTGGCGCTCATCACGGCGGGATGGGGCGAGGCCACGGAGCCCCAGCCCATAGTGGGCCACGCGGCACCCGACTTCACCACGCCAGATGTGGAGGGGCGCCCGGTCCGGTTGGCGGATTTCCGCGGGAACCGGGCGGTTCTCTTGAATTTCTGGGCCACCTGGTGTGTGCCCTGCCGCCAGGAGATGCCGACGATGGAGCAGGCCTACCAGAAGTACAAGGACCGTGGCCTCGAGATCCTGGCGGTGTCCATCGACGTGGGCCACCTGCCGGTCGTCGCCGCGACGGTGGCGCAGTTCTTGGAAGAGCTCAACCTCACGTTTCCGGCGCTGCTGGACCCCGAAATGGAGGTGGCGCGGCGGTACCGGGTCTTCGGGATCCCCGTGACCTTCTTGATTGATCGGGAGGGGATCATCCGGGCCCGGGAGCAGGGGTTCCGGGACTGGACAGCCCCGGAGTCCCGCAGGAAACTGGAACAGCTCATGGGGTTGCATCGATAG
- a CDS encoding multicopper oxidase domain-containing protein — protein MLIARETAWELAPGKVIRAWSYNGQVPGPEIRLREGERVRIVLKNNLPEPTTVHWHGVDVPNPMDGVPGVT, from the coding sequence ATGCTCATAGCCCGCGAGACAGCGTGGGAACTCGCGCCAGGCAAGGTCATCAGGGCCTGGTCGTACAACGGGCAGGTCCCCGGGCCGGAGATCCGGCTTCGGGAGGGCGAGCGGGTGCGGATCGTCCTGAAGAACAACCTGCCCGAGCCGACCACGGTCCACTGGCACGGGGTGGATGTCCCGAACCCTATGGACGGGGTGCCCGGTGTGAC